The DNA region GTGCTGACCCGGCAGGGAAACCCGGCCTGGGTCGGGGATGAACGGGACGACGATCCGCCGCTGCGCCCAGTGGACCTCTTCTTCGGGGCGAAGCCCGGCGACGTCAAACCGGACTGGGTCGACTTCAACAAGGTCGCCATCCCGCAGGCCGACGAACAGCAGCGCCTGCTCGGCAACATCATCAACTTCGTCAACCACGACCGCAAGCCGATCCCCAAGCTGTGGTACCTGCCCAAGGGCCTCAAGGCCGCGGTGGTCATGGCGCTCGACGACCACGGCACCGCGACCGGAACCCGCGACTACTTCGACGTGTTGAAAGCCAACAGCCCGCCCGGTGGCTCGCTGGACCACTGGGAATGCCTCCGGGCCACGTCGTGGATGTACGTCACGGGCACGACGATGACCGACGCGCAGGCGGCGGCCTACGCCGCGGAGGGCTTCGACCTCGGCATCCACGTGGACACCGGGTGCGCCAACTGGACCCCGGTCTCGCTGGAGGCGACGTTCCACTCGGAACTGCGGGCATTCGCCGACAGGTTCCCCAGCCTGCCGCCCCAGACCGGCAGCCGGACCCATTGCATCGCCTGGAGCGACTGGGCGACTCAGCCGAAGGTCGAGCTGAGCAAGGGCATCCGAATGGACATGAACTACTACTACGCGCCGTTCTGGTGGGTTCAGAACAGGCCCGGCCTGTTCACCGGCACCGGCCTGCCGATGCGCTTCGCCGACCTCGACGGCACGATGATCGACGTGTACCAGGTGTGCACACAGTTGGTGGATGAGAACGGCGTGACGTACCCGCAAGGCATCGACACCATGCTGAACCGGGCCATCGGCTCGGAGGGGTACTACGGCGTCTTCGGCACCCACTACTACCTCGCGGACAACTTCGGCGCGAAGGTCATCACCTCGGCCAAGGCTCGCGGCGTGCCGATCATCACGGCGAACCAAATTCTCGACTGGACCGACGGCCGCAACGCGTCCCACTTCTCTCAGATCGCCTGGGCAGGCAACAGCCTCACCTTCACCGCCGTGGTCGACGGCCGGACCAACGGGATGCTCCGTGGGATGTTGCCGGTGCAGTCGACCAAGGGTTCTCTCACCGCCATCACGAGGGGCGGCGCGAACGTCGCGTTCACGCGGGAGACCATCAAGGGCCTCACCTACGCCCTGTTCCCGGTGGCCGACGGCAACTACAGCGCGGCCTATACGCCGCACACCTTCCCGGCCTCGTTCCACTCGGCCTCGGTGGTGCCCGGCAACATCACCGCGAACGACACGTCGGCGGGCGAACTCGGCTTCAAGTTCACCCCCGCCGTCGCCGGCCGTGTCACCGCCGTTAAATTCTACAAAGGACCGCAGAACACCGGCACACACTCGGTCAGCGTGTGGTCGGCGGGCGGCACCCTCCTGGCGACGGCCACCGCGACCAACGAGACCCCCACCGGCTGGCAGACCGTGCAGCTCCCCACCCCGGTCAACGTCGTCGCGGGCACCACCTACATCGCCTCGTACTTCTGCCCGATGGGCCACTATTCGTACGACTACGAGTACTTCGCGAACGCCCGCACCAGCGGCCCGCTCACCGCGTTGTCCTCCATCGGCAGCGGCGGCAACGGCGTCTACAACTTCGGCCACGCGTTCCCCGACAAGACCTACCGCGACCTCAGCTACTGGGTCGACATCGTCTTCACTCCGTAGGGCACACGAACAACCTGCTACCGAGTCCCCAATCAGCACAACGGAACGCAACGGGCCCGACGAAGCACAACGGAACGCAACGGGCCCAACGAAACGGCCTGTTCGGGTGGTTCGCCTTGATTTGGGGGAAATGGGCCTAAAATCGCGGTGCGGGTGAGGTTCCTTGAGCTCGCCTTTTGACCCGCACAGGCCCATTTCTAGGGGCCCCAAATCAAGGCGAACCACCCGAACAGGCACCAACAGCCCATGGCCGCATAGAAAACCAGGCCATCGGCCGCAGGTCCGCGTCCGGCGTCGATCGGTCTGGATATCCCTGAACGACATTGACGCCGCGAACCTCCCTTCTCTAGCGTCAAAGCCAGTTGCCAACGTCCGGCAGCAGGGGCGGCTTACCTCGCGTGTGGGTTGGTTCCCGCACGTGCCGTCCTGAGAAGAGGGATCGTGACAATCTCCCGTGCCCGAACGAAGCTGGTGCTGGCCGCCGCCGTCGTCATGACGTGTGCCAGCCCAGCGATCGCCGAGCCGCCGACCGGCACCGTCGCCCAAGTGCCCTCCGGCGCGGAGGTGATCGCCAACAGCTACATCGTGCAGCTCCGTCCAGAGACGCGGAACTCGATCGACTCGGTGGCCAATGACGTCGCCGCGAGCCACGGCGGCACCGTCCGCACCGTATACAGCGCGGCTTTGCAGGGTTTCGCCGTCCAGGCCGACCCCACGACCGCGGCTCGAATCGCGGCCGACCCCAGGGTCGCGCGCGTCGAACCCGACACCATGGTCGAGATCGCGGGCACCCAGCCGAACGCTCCCTGGCACCTGGATCGAATCGACCAGCGCGCACTCCCACTGTCCACAACCTACACGTATCCGAACACCGCTCAGGGCGTCAACGTGTACATAGTGGACACAGGAATTCTGATCTCACACCAGGAGTTCGAGGGCCGCGCCCGCTACGCACGCGACACCGTGGACGACGACACCGACGGCACCGACTGTCACGGCCACGGCACCCATGTGGCTGGAATCGCGGGCGCCCGCACCTGGGGCGTCGCCAAGGGTGTGACGTTGCACGCCGTCCGCGTTCTGCCATGCACCGGTAGCGGCCCCAAATCGGACGTGATCGAGGGTATCGACTGGCTCACCGCGAACGCGGTCAAGCCCGCCATCGTGAACATGAGCCTGCGCGGCTCGCCGTCGGACATCGAGGACACGGCGGTACGCAACTCCATCGCGACCGGACTCACCTACATCGCGGGAGCGGGCAACGACGCGGGCGACGCCTGTGGCTATTCCCCTGGCCGGATGCCAGAGGTCGTCACCGTCGGCAACACCACCCGCACCGATGCCCGCTACACCGGCACGCAAGGTTCGAATTTCGGTGCGTGCCTGGACCTTTTCGCGCCCGGAACCGCCGTGACGTCCGCCTGGAACGATTCGGACACCGCGACCTTCACCGGGACCGGAACCTCGATGGCGTCCCCGGTCGTGGCCGGGGCAGCGGCACTGTATCTGGCCGCTCACCCCGCGGCGACCCCCGCGCAGATCCACGATGCTCTGGTGGGGTGCGCGACGACCAATGTGGTCGGCAACCCCGGATCGGGCTCTCCCAACCGACTGCTCTTCCTTCCCTGCGGCGCCGCAACCGATCCGAGGACATTCGAGAACACAACCGACGTGACGATTCCCGACTGGGGCACGGCGGAGAGCCCGGTCACGGTTTCCGGGCTGACCGGGAACGCGTCGACGCTGTCCGTGACGGTCAATGTCCGTCATCCGTACCGCGGCGACCTGAGGCTGTCCCTGATCGCCCCGGACGGCACCGAGTACCCGATAAAGGCCCCTGATGTGGCTGACCCGGCGGATGACGTCACTGGCACGTTCCAGGTGGACGGGTCAGCCGAGTCCGCCAACGGGACTTGGCGGCTCAGGATCGCCGACGTCTACGGCTTCCACAGCGGAACCCTCGACAAGTGGAGCCTTACCGTCTAAATGGACCCCCGGGGGGTGGGTGAAACCGGGGGCGGTCCACTGTGGCCGCCCCCGGGTCACCGCCATTTCCAGGTGATGCCGTACTGACCGGGCACGGGGTCCAACGCGATGTACTGCGCCATGGGTGTCGCGCTGTCCAACGAGATCTCCTGAACTGTCTTGGACGGCAGCGTGCTGCGTGGCTGCCAGAATGTTTGGCAGCTGGTGGGCAGCTTCCTCGGGTCGAAGAAGACCTGCATGATCAAGTCTCGGGTCGGCCGACGCACCGCGAGTTCCACGTGTCGGTCGACCTGCCCCGGCGGAAAGCGCAGCGCGAACTCCACCGCGGCCAGTTCCCCCGCGCGCAGCGGCCGATCCAGGATGAACTCGAAGACGCAGGTCGCGCTGGGCACGTCGGCTCGGAAGCGGGCCGGACTGCAGCCCTCGGCATGGGTGACCACGGGCGGCTTGGGCAGCGTGCTGCACCGGGTGGCGAACAGTACCCGCCTGGTGTCGTCGCGGTCGGCGCGGATCAGCCTGCGAACCCGCAAAGACTCCTCGTGTCCTTCGGCGTCGACACGGTAGGACATGTGCTGGGACACCTTGAGTGGCGAGCTGAGGTCATCAGGATGTGCGTCTACTTTGGACATCGCGCGGTGCAGGGCGTCCGGCGCCTTCCATAGCTTGTCGTAGGACACGTCCGCGCCCGCTCTTGGCACCCAGCCCCCGCGCGGGCGGCGCGGCCCGATCAGGGCGACGAGACTGCCAGACGGTTGCCCGAGAATCTCCTCCAGCGCGCCGACGGCGACAATCGACTGGGCGCGCTCAGGCTGGTTGTCGCCGTTCTGCCAATAGCTGAGCGTGCTCGGGCTGACCGGCGTGCCGTGCTCGCGCAGTCGCGCTGAGATCTCCTCCAGGCTGAGCCTGCTGTGCTGGATCGCACCCCGGAGGATAATGTGAAACTCGCTCATGGTTGTGGTGGCTGGAGCGTCCATTGGCGTGCCTCGTTCCGCTGGGTTCCTGCACAGCACGGATCAGCAGGCGCCGGAAGTACAGCGCCGTTATGTCATCGCGTGCATTCTCCTGGCTGTTACCGAGCATTGACAATCACCGGGCGACGTTTCTAGTATCGAATCTCCGGCAAGCGCGGGCGGGATAGTGCCCGCGCCCGGTTCGAGGGGCGGCGCTGTCAAGCGGCCGTCCGTGTTCTGGTGAATCCACGAGCGGCGGTCGCGCACGCCCATCGTGAGGAGCACCCGTGAAACCCCCGCACAGAACGGCAAGCGCGCTGCTGGCCGTCATGCTCACCGTGCTGGCCGTACCGCAGGCGACCGCCAGGCCCACCCTGCAGAGCACCCTGGTCCAGGCACCGCCGGGCGCAGTCGTCATCCCTGGTAGCTACGTGGTCACCTTGCACACAAACCCAATCGCACGTCGCCCGGCCGGGACGGCCGCGGCCGACCTGTCGAAGCGTCACGGTGGATCGGTGAAGCGCGTCTACTCCGCGGCCCTGAACGGTTACGCCGCGCGGATGACCGCCGCCGAAGCGGCCAACCTCTCCCGTGATCCGCTGGTCGCCCGGGTTGAGCCGGACACGGTGGTCACCGCCGACGAGGCCGCAGCGCCGTGGAACCTGGATCGAATCGACCAGCGGGCACTGCCCCTGTCGACGACTTACGACCATCCGTCGGTCGCGGCCGGGGTCAACGTGTACGTCGTGGACACCGGTGTCCGGATATCGCACGAGGAGTTCGGTGGGCGCGCCCGCAATGCTTGGGACTTCTATGAGAACGATGCCATCGCCCAGGACTGCAACGGCCATGGCACGCACGTCGCGGGCACTGTCGGCGGGACCACGTGGGGCCCGGCGAAGGGCGCGACCCTGCACGCGGTGCGGGTGCTCGACTGCGACGGCAACGGCAGCAACTCCGACATCATCGCCGCGATCGACTGGCTCACCGCGAACGCGGTCAAGCCCTCGGTGGTGAACATGAGCCTCAGTAGCGTGGCCGACTCGACCAAGGACACCGCGGTCCGCAACTCGACCGCGGCGGGCTTGGTCTACACCGTGACCGCCGGGAACCTAGGCGCCAGTGCCTGCGACCGGTCCCCGGCCCGCGTTTCCGAGGCCATCACGGTGGCCAATTCGACAAGGACGGACGCCCGCTACACCGGTAACGGCCCGTCGAGCTATGGCACCTGCGTCGACCTCTTCGCGCCCGGCACCGAGATCGTCTCCGCCGCGCATGGCAACGACACCGCGACGACCACCAAGACCGGGACGTCGATGGCGGCGCCGCTGGTGGCGGGCGCGGCGGCGCTGTACCTGGCGGCTCATCCCTCCGCGACCCCCCGTGAGGTGCATGACGCGATGGTGGGCTGTGCGACCACCGGAGTGATCAGCAACCCGGGGACAGGATCCCCGAACCGGCTGCTCTTCGTCCCCTGTGGCACCGTGAGCGAACCCAAGGTGTTCGAGAATGGCACTGACGTCGCGATTCCCGACTGGTCCACTGTGGACAGCCCGATCACGGTGACCGGCGTCGCGGGCAGCGCCCCGACCGCGTTGTCCGTCGCGATGCGCATCGTTCACCCATACCGCGGCGATCTGGCGGTAGCGCTGATCGCCCCGGATGGGTCCGCCTACCCGCTGAAGGCGGTCCAGATATCCGATCCGGCCGACGACGTGTCCGAGACCTACACGGTGGACGCGTCGGCCGAGCTCGCCAACGGGACATGGCGGCTGCGGGTGACCGACGCGTACGGGTTCCACACCGGGTCGATCGACCGATGGAGCCTCTCGTTCTGAGCGGTTCGGGTTGACGGGCGGGCGGACCGGAACGGGTCCGCCCGCCCGTCATCGTTGGAGGGCGCACACCTGACCGCCGGTCGCCAGAGTTATCCAGTCTGCGGGGTGCGGGTTCGTTGACGCTTGATTTCCACGTATTACTGTCAATCCAGTCCCATGTTGACCGACTGTGACGCCCATTTAGTCGGGTGGTCGCCGGGAAAGGAGGCTGTTCTCCACAACGATCGTCCCGTGCCACATTCTCCCCGCTGATCTGCCCGGTCCGCTCGTGCCGCCCCTCGACGACCCGGGTAAATCCCCGTTTGAATTGTTTCAGTGACTTCCTCGACTGCCTCCCCAATGAAAAGCAGCATTCCTTGACCCTGCGAAGAGGAAAAATGCAGACTTCTCTCATTCCAAGAACATCGATTGGCCGACGATGGCGGACCAGCCTCGCCGCCGCGGCTGGGATGTCGCTCGTCGCGGCCACGGTCGCGCTGACCGGGTCCGCGTCGGGCCAGCCGATTCCCGACACCGTGACCATGGCCGCACCAGAACCAGTCGCCCAGATCAGCCAACTGGCAGAGCCCGGAGCCAAGTCCGGCACCGTCAACATGGTGGGGATCGGCGACAGTGTCGCCTCATCCGCGCCGCGCGCCGTCTGCGACAAGGGCGCCAAGTGGCTGCGGCTGCGCTTCACCGAGCTGGCCCTGCGCGGCAAGGACTCGGTGACCGTGTCGGGTGTGGACGGCGGATCGTTCACGTTCACCGCCGACCACTGGCCGGGCAAGGCCTTCCACACTCGGGCTTTCGAAGGCGAGTGCGTCCAGGTCAGCCCTCAGCTGAAGAACCCTGAGAGCAGCTTCCTGATCGACGCGTACCAGTCGGGCACCGAGTCCCTCGCCGAGGCGACGGTGACGGTGGCCGCGGTCGGCGACGTCTGCGGGTCCTCGTGCTCGCAGACCGCGCCAGTGGTCAAGGCGATGAACCCCGCCGCGCTGATCCTGGCGGGCGACAACGCCTACAGCTCCGGCTCGCTTTCGGAGTACAACAACCTTTACAACCCGCACTACGGTCAGTTCAAGTCCATCACCTACCCCTCGCCTGGCAACCACGAGTACGAGACGAGCGGGGCGAGTGGCTACTTCGACTACTTCGGCGCACGGGCCGGGGAACGCGGGAAGGGCTACTACAGCTTCGATGTCGGTGACTGGCACTTCGTCTCGCTGAACTCCGAGATCGGCCACTCGTCCACTTCGGCCCAGGTGGCCTGGCTGAAGAGCGACCTGGCCGCCAACACCAAGCCGTGCACCGCCGCGTACTGGCACTCCCCGAGATTCAGCCGGGGTACCCACGGCGACGACAGCTCCATGAACGGCTTCTTCACGCCGCTGTACGAGGCCAAGGCCGACCTGGTCGTCGTCGGCCACGACCACAACTACCAGAGGTTCGCGCCGTCGCGGCCCGACGGGACCAGGGACGACGCCAACGGCATCGTGCAGTCCGTGATCGGGACCGGTGGACGCGGGTTCTACACCCCCAACAGCAGCTCCGCCGGTACGGCCCTGGTCGTCAACTCCAACACCTTCGGTGTCGGCAAGCTGACCCTGACCGCCACCGGCTACACCCAGGAGTTCGTGCCGGTCGCGGGCCGTACGTTCACCGACAAGGTGAGCGGGACCTGCCACAAGGCCGCCACCGGCCCGGACTTCTCGGTCACCGCCAACCCGACGGCGGTCACCGTTCCTCAGGGCGCTACTGGTAGCGCGTCGGTGACTGTGGCCAGTGTCAACGGTTTCGCTTCGGCGACCAGCCTGACCGCTACGGGTCTGCCCGCGGGTGTGACGGCGTCGTTCGCGCCCAACCCGGTGACCCCGGCGGCCAACGGGAACGTCTCGTCCACGCTGACCCTGACGGCGTCGAGTGGGGCGACACCCACGGCGGCTGACGTCATCATCACCGGAACCTCGGGCAGTCTCACGCACAGCGCGACCGTGCGGGTGACGGTCACCGATCCCGGTGGTGGTGGCGGGGCTGTGTTCGCTGATGATTTCGAGTCGAATAAGGGTTGGACGGTGAATCCGTCTGGTACGGATACGGCTACTGGTGGTCGGTTTGAGCGTGGTGACCCGGGGGAGACGCGGGAGACGCGTAACAACCGGGTTATTCAGTTGGGTGATGTGACCAGTGGTGTGAATGGGTTGATCACTGGTGCGGCCGCGGGTGCCGCCGATGGTGCCAACGATCTTGATGGTGGTGTGACGTCGGTTCGGTCGCCGCAGATCAGTGTTCCGGCGTCGGGTACTACGGCGCTGTCGTTGAAGTACACCTACGCGTACGGCAACAACTCCACTCAGGACGACTATCTCAGAGTCTCGGTTGTCGACGGCGCTAATCGGACGAAGGTGTTGGAACGGCTCGGTGCGGCCTCCGATGGTCGTGGCGGTGTGTGGGAGTCTGGTTCGGCTGATCTCACAGCGTTCGCGGGCCGAAGCGTTCACCTTCTCGTCGAGTCCGCGGACGCTGGTAGCGGCAGTCTCTGGGAAGCGGCCATCGACGACGTCGCTGTCACCAGCAGCGGAACGGGTGCCCCAGACTTCACGGTCGCCAGTAATCCGACCGCTGTCACCGTTGTCCAAGGTGCTACCGGTAGCGCGTCGGTGACTGTCGCCAGTGTCAATGGTTTCGCTTCGGCGACCAGCCTGACCGCTTCGGGCGTGCCCGCCGGCGTCACGGCGTCGTTCTCGCCCAACCCGGTGACCCCGGCGGCCAACGGGAACGTCTCGTCCACGCTGACCCTGACCGCGACGAGTGGGGCGACACCCACGACGGCCAACGTCACGATCACCGGCACTTCCGGCAGTCTCACGCACAACGCGACACTGCGGGTAACTGTCACGCCGAAGCCCCAACAGGGCGTCCCGGACATCCCGGTGGCGAACGTCATGGGACACCTGTCCCAGCTCCAGACGATCGCGAACAACAACGGGGGCAACCGTGCCCATGGTCAACCCGGATACCAAGCGTCGGTGAACTACGTCAAGAGCCAACTCGACGCCGTCGGGTTCGTTACCAGTGTGCAGTCCTTCACCTACGACAGCCGCACCGGCTACAACCTGATCGCCGACTGGCCCGGTGGCGACCCTGAGAATGTCCTCGTGGTCGGCGCGCACCTCGACAGTGTGGCCGAGGGGCCCGGCATCAACGACAACGGTTCCGGTTCGGCCGCCATCCTCGAAGTCGCGCGGCAGGTTGCCCAGTCGGGTCTGGTTCCCACCAAACACCTGCGGTTCGCGTGGTGGGGCGCGGAGGAAGTCGGTCTGCGTGGGTCCAACCACTACGTCAGCAGCCTGTCCGCCGCCGAGCTGGCCAAGATCGACGGCTACTTCAACTTCGACATGGTCGGCTCGACCAACGGTGGTTACTTCGTCTATGACGGCGACAACTCCGACGGCGTCGGCGCGGGTCCCGGACCTGCCGGGTCGGCGGAGCTGGAATCCGTGCTGCAGAACTACTTCTCCTCGATCGGGGTGACCACTCGCGGTACGGACTTCACCGGCCGCAGCGACTACGGGCCGTTCATCGCCAAGGGCATTCCGGCGGGCGGGACGTTCACCGGAGCGGAGGGCACGAAGACCAGTTCCGAGGCGAACCTGTGGGGCGGTACGGCGGGCCAGGCCTACGACCCGTGCTATCACCGGTCCTGCGACACCACCAACAACATCGCCAACGTGATGTTGGACCGGAACGCGGACGCCATCGCGCACGCGGTCTGGACCGTCGCCGCACCCAGCCCGCCTGCGCCTGCCCTGTTCTTCGACGAC from Alloactinosynnema sp. L-07 includes:
- a CDS encoding M20/M25/M40 family metallo-hydrolase; translation: MQTSLIPRTSIGRRWRTSLAAAAGMSLVAATVALTGSASGQPIPDTVTMAAPEPVAQISQLAEPGAKSGTVNMVGIGDSVASSAPRAVCDKGAKWLRLRFTELALRGKDSVTVSGVDGGSFTFTADHWPGKAFHTRAFEGECVQVSPQLKNPESSFLIDAYQSGTESLAEATVTVAAVGDVCGSSCSQTAPVVKAMNPAALILAGDNAYSSGSLSEYNNLYNPHYGQFKSITYPSPGNHEYETSGASGYFDYFGARAGERGKGYYSFDVGDWHFVSLNSEIGHSSTSAQVAWLKSDLAANTKPCTAAYWHSPRFSRGTHGDDSSMNGFFTPLYEAKADLVVVGHDHNYQRFAPSRPDGTRDDANGIVQSVIGTGGRGFYTPNSSSAGTALVVNSNTFGVGKLTLTATGYTQEFVPVAGRTFTDKVSGTCHKAATGPDFSVTANPTAVTVPQGATGSASVTVASVNGFASATSLTATGLPAGVTASFAPNPVTPAANGNVSSTLTLTASSGATPTAADVIITGTSGSLTHSATVRVTVTDPGGGGGAVFADDFESNKGWTVNPSGTDTATGGRFERGDPGETRETRNNRVIQLGDVTSGVNGLITGAAAGAADGANDLDGGVTSVRSPQISVPASGTTALSLKYTYAYGNNSTQDDYLRVSVVDGANRTKVLERLGAASDGRGGVWESGSADLTAFAGRSVHLLVESADAGSGSLWEAAIDDVAVTSSGTGAPDFTVASNPTAVTVVQGATGSASVTVASVNGFASATSLTASGVPAGVTASFSPNPVTPAANGNVSSTLTLTATSGATPTTANVTITGTSGSLTHNATLRVTVTPKPQQGVPDIPVANVMGHLSQLQTIANNNGGNRAHGQPGYQASVNYVKSQLDAVGFVTSVQSFTYDSRTGYNLIADWPGGDPENVLVVGAHLDSVAEGPGINDNGSGSAAILEVARQVAQSGLVPTKHLRFAWWGAEEVGLRGSNHYVSSLSAAELAKIDGYFNFDMVGSTNGGYFVYDGDNSDGVGAGPGPAGSAELESVLQNYFSSIGVTTRGTDFTGRSDYGPFIAKGIPAGGTFTGAEGTKTSSEANLWGGTAGQAYDPCYHRSCDTTNNIANVMLDRNADAIAHAVWTVAAPSPPAPALFFDDFESDKGWTVNPSGTDTATGGRFERGDPAETRETRNNRVIQLGDVTSGVNGLITGAAAGATDGANDLDGGVTSVRSPQISVPASGTTALSLKYTYAYGNNSTQDDYLRVSVVDGANRTKVLERLGAASDGRGGVWESGSADLTAFAGRSVHLLVESADAGSGSLWEAAIDDVRVTSSGTGASDFTLTANPTSVSIPQGQERTSAVTVTSTGGFTGATTLTVSGAPTGVSTVWQSNPVSPPANGSVSSQLAIAATATMPAGSFDLTVTGTSGSLTHSATVRVTVTESGGGNPDFSLAVDPSSVSIPQGQKRISAVTVTSASGFTGATTLTVSGVPTGVATLWQTNPVSPPANGSVSSQLAIATTETTPAGSFDLTVTGTSGSLTHSATVRVTVTDPGGGGGAVFADDFESNKGWTVNPSGTDTATGGRFERGDPGETRETRNNRVIQLGDVTSGVNGLITGAAAGAADGANDLDGGVTSVRSPQISVPASGTTALSLKYTYAYGNNSTQDDYLRVSVVDGANRTKVLERLGAASDGRGGVWESGSADLTAFAGRSVHLLVESADAGSGSLWEAAIDDVAVTNSGGAAAQALKSGASAANPTVPSRTTSIEPSRRVTSTLERTAV
- a CDS encoding XRE family transcriptional regulator — its product is MSEFHIILRGAIQHSRLSLEEISARLREHGTPVSPSTLSYWQNGDNQPERAQSIVAVGALEEILGQPSGSLVALIGPRRPRGGWVPRAGADVSYDKLWKAPDALHRAMSKVDAHPDDLSSPLKVSQHMSYRVDAEGHEESLRVRRLIRADRDDTRRVLFATRCSTLPKPPVVTHAEGCSPARFRADVPSATCVFEFILDRPLRAGELAAVEFALRFPPGQVDRHVELAVRRPTRDLIMQVFFDPRKLPTSCQTFWQPRSTLPSKTVQEISLDSATPMAQYIALDPVPGQYGITWKWR
- a CDS encoding S8 family serine peptidase, with product MKPPHRTASALLAVMLTVLAVPQATARPTLQSTLVQAPPGAVVIPGSYVVTLHTNPIARRPAGTAAADLSKRHGGSVKRVYSAALNGYAARMTAAEAANLSRDPLVARVEPDTVVTADEAAAPWNLDRIDQRALPLSTTYDHPSVAAGVNVYVVDTGVRISHEEFGGRARNAWDFYENDAIAQDCNGHGTHVAGTVGGTTWGPAKGATLHAVRVLDCDGNGSNSDIIAAIDWLTANAVKPSVVNMSLSSVADSTKDTAVRNSTAAGLVYTVTAGNLGASACDRSPARVSEAITVANSTRTDARYTGNGPSSYGTCVDLFAPGTEIVSAAHGNDTATTTKTGTSMAAPLVAGAAALYLAAHPSATPREVHDAMVGCATTGVISNPGTGSPNRLLFVPCGTVSEPKVFENGTDVAIPDWSTVDSPITVTGVAGSAPTALSVAMRIVHPYRGDLAVALIAPDGSAYPLKAVQISDPADDVSETYTVDASAELANGTWRLRVTDAYGFHTGSIDRWSLSF
- a CDS encoding DUF4082 domain-containing protein, with the translated sequence MHSIWSSSDTPAVISDPDTEPLELGVKFTADVPGFVTGVRFYKGAGNGGQHTGSLWSTGGTRLASAIFTNETATGWQTVTFPTPVPIEANKTYIASYFAPQSHYSVTYDFFGVGRDNPPLHAPASVVDNPNGVFRYAATSGFPTFSHARSNYWVDVVFEPGTLPPPPPPLDQGFGGPILLVKSDARPFSKYYSEILRAEGINSFTTVDLSAVTAAVLNQHDVVILGEIPLTSAQVTVFSTWVNAGGNLIAMRPDKKLAALLGLTDQGTTLDEGYLLISTAAAPGTGLPNQTMQYHGVADRYTAQSGTTTVARLYSTATSATTNPAVTLRAVGSNGGQAVAFTYDLARSIVLTRQGNPAWVGDERDDDPPLRPVDLFFGAKPGDVKPDWVDFNKVAIPQADEQQRLLGNIINFVNHDRKPIPKLWYLPKGLKAAVVMALDDHGTATGTRDYFDVLKANSPPGGSLDHWECLRATSWMYVTGTTMTDAQAAAYAAEGFDLGIHVDTGCANWTPVSLEATFHSELRAFADRFPSLPPQTGSRTHCIAWSDWATQPKVELSKGIRMDMNYYYAPFWWVQNRPGLFTGTGLPMRFADLDGTMIDVYQVCTQLVDENGVTYPQGIDTMLNRAIGSEGYYGVFGTHYYLADNFGAKVITSAKARGVPIITANQILDWTDGRNASHFSQIAWAGNSLTFTAVVDGRTNGMLRGMLPVQSTKGSLTAITRGGANVAFTRETIKGLTYALFPVADGNYSAAYTPHTFPASFHSASVVPGNITANDTSAGELGFKFTPAVAGRVTAVKFYKGPQNTGTHSVSVWSAGGTLLATATATNETPTGWQTVQLPTPVNVVAGTTYIASYFCPMGHYSYDYEYFANARTSGPLTALSSIGSGGNGVYNFGHAFPDKTYRDLSYWVDIVFTP
- a CDS encoding S8 family peptidase, with amino-acid sequence MTISRARTKLVLAAAVVMTCASPAIAEPPTGTVAQVPSGAEVIANSYIVQLRPETRNSIDSVANDVAASHGGTVRTVYSAALQGFAVQADPTTAARIAADPRVARVEPDTMVEIAGTQPNAPWHLDRIDQRALPLSTTYTYPNTAQGVNVYIVDTGILISHQEFEGRARYARDTVDDDTDGTDCHGHGTHVAGIAGARTWGVAKGVTLHAVRVLPCTGSGPKSDVIEGIDWLTANAVKPAIVNMSLRGSPSDIEDTAVRNSIATGLTYIAGAGNDAGDACGYSPGRMPEVVTVGNTTRTDARYTGTQGSNFGACLDLFAPGTAVTSAWNDSDTATFTGTGTSMASPVVAGAAALYLAAHPAATPAQIHDALVGCATTNVVGNPGSGSPNRLLFLPCGAATDPRTFENTTDVTIPDWGTAESPVTVSGLTGNASTLSVTVNVRHPYRGDLRLSLIAPDGTEYPIKAPDVADPADDVTGTFQVDGSAESANGTWRLRIADVYGFHSGTLDKWSLTV